A region of Chitinophaga horti DNA encodes the following proteins:
- a CDS encoding SEC-C metal-binding domain-containing protein: MSHAAKSLFEKHFAEVDRRFPKLSYRYNGKYNCWRVDGELDICGAKGEYWGTFQIAIVVPQTYPYCIPIVQEVSRIIPRDIDWHISSDGICCIDITHRLIAMSVKGISIADFIAEKVYPFFANQLYRIEVKNYAGKEYEHAFSGVKQFYREELLLSEGAAINVLNALIESQRLKRNAPCLCGSGIKMKNCHLYALELLKTVGVKQLHQDLAAFIKGI; this comes from the coding sequence ATGAGCCATGCTGCTAAATCTCTCTTCGAAAAGCACTTTGCTGAAGTTGACCGTAGGTTTCCCAAACTATCTTACCGGTACAATGGAAAATATAATTGCTGGCGTGTTGACGGAGAGTTGGATATATGTGGTGCCAAAGGGGAGTACTGGGGGACGTTTCAAATAGCAATCGTCGTCCCTCAGACTTATCCTTATTGTATTCCTATAGTCCAGGAAGTGAGTCGGATAATACCTAGGGATATCGACTGGCACATTAGCTCTGATGGTATTTGCTGCATTGATATTACACATAGACTTATAGCTATGTCGGTAAAAGGAATATCAATTGCAGATTTTATTGCTGAAAAAGTCTATCCGTTTTTCGCAAATCAGCTATACCGGATAGAGGTAAAAAACTATGCAGGAAAAGAATATGAACATGCTTTCAGCGGAGTAAAGCAGTTTTATAGAGAAGAACTTTTACTTAGCGAAGGTGCTGCCATAAATGTATTAAATGCGCTAATAGAATCCCAACGGTTGAAAAGGAATGCTCCATGTTTGTGTGGAAGTGGTATTAAAATGAAAAACTGCCATTTATATGCCCTGGAGCTATTAAAGACTGTGGGTGTTAAACAGCTTCATCAGGATTTAGCGGCTTTTATTAAAGGCATATAA
- a CDS encoding Wadjet anti-phage system protein JetD domain-containing protein, which translates to MITPNELLAKADKLFFRIVSSQLKGENSFPLNIPANKQFSGSNFSDWKNDLLPLYQQSKKERGKGYSIDWKERTVNGSKQSVPVRIYFDTMEDFLHFTKRELNHAAIQRAYANLSSCFPALKQWAAEHPAVLLEQEAIWEDVIKVCSYFTSHAPPHPYYIRELPIEVHSKFIEQNSQLLRKLLDILLPPEAINISSNDFSQRYHLKKIAPYTQIRILDDALKPHLGYDECSLSLEDAAWLQWVPEYVFIIENQTCFITFPKMKNAVAIFGEGFKSRLSRHLPWLAKTKLFCWFDLDAAGFEMVNMVRESYPDAECFLMDAQTYAAFDRFAVTNKNKPKQLPLLHADEKRMYKFLTQNSKRLEQERIPQKHVTDSITML; encoded by the coding sequence ATGATAACACCCAACGAACTGCTTGCAAAGGCCGACAAGCTTTTTTTCAGAATCGTCTCATCACAGCTAAAGGGTGAGAACAGCTTCCCTTTGAACATTCCCGCCAACAAGCAGTTCTCGGGCAGCAATTTCAGTGACTGGAAAAATGACCTTTTGCCACTGTATCAGCAATCCAAAAAGGAAAGGGGCAAAGGTTACTCGATCGACTGGAAAGAGCGTACTGTCAATGGCAGCAAGCAATCGGTTCCTGTCAGGATATATTTTGATACGATGGAAGACTTCCTTCACTTCACAAAGCGGGAACTGAACCATGCTGCAATACAGCGTGCCTATGCAAACCTTTCAAGCTGTTTCCCTGCACTAAAACAATGGGCAGCTGAACATCCTGCTGTATTGCTTGAACAGGAAGCTATCTGGGAAGACGTGATCAAGGTGTGCAGCTATTTTACTAGCCATGCCCCGCCGCATCCGTATTACATCCGTGAACTTCCCATCGAAGTGCATTCCAAGTTCATCGAGCAGAACAGTCAGCTGTTGCGCAAGCTGCTGGACATATTGCTGCCACCAGAAGCCATCAATATTTCCAGCAATGATTTTTCGCAACGCTACCATCTCAAGAAAATCGCTCCTTATACACAAATCAGGATTCTGGATGATGCGCTGAAACCACATCTCGGATATGATGAATGTTCGCTTTCATTAGAAGATGCAGCGTGGCTGCAATGGGTGCCGGAGTACGTTTTCATTATCGAAAATCAAACATGCTTCATTACTTTCCCCAAAATGAAGAATGCGGTGGCCATTTTTGGTGAAGGCTTCAAGAGTAGGTTGAGCAGACACCTGCCCTGGCTTGCCAAAACAAAACTGTTCTGCTGGTTTGACCTTGATGCAGCAGGTTTTGAAATGGTGAACATGGTGCGGGAAAGCTATCCCGATGCAGAATGCTTCCTGATGGATGCACAAACCTATGCAGCGTTTGATCGTTTCGCAGTAACCAACAAGAACAAGCCGAAACAATTGCCCTTGCTCCATGCCGATGAAAAGAGGATGTACAAATTCCTGACACAAAACAGTAAGCGGCTGGAGCAGGAGCGGATACCTCAAAAACATGTAACCGATTCCATAACCATGTTGTAA
- a CDS encoding DUF3375 domain-containing protein translates to MTLLRAKSAPFTLSFFYKVFKDSHVTTISNSELRSRLEGYMEDLEYEERDEELEANTLFDDISVKATQYIEKWSNAGFLRKYPGDDGEDLHELTSDTQKVLKWIDDLQTREFVGTNSRFRDIFFKLQEMIELSNENAEVRIQELEKKKWEIENEINLLKTGKTPIVYDDTELKERFYDLNKIARELLSDFTEVEQNFEQIRKDIQRKYAEKDMVKGSLLVFALDALDEIETKDQGKSFKAFWEFLMDERRQQNFSQLTDQLYKLLQERDIDYNNDRFLKNLKRYLHVSGRKVIDANKKLSEKISRVLAEKNLLERRRAMELIGDIRQLAYSLTESKFRDEQFLAIEDAPLLNLFDRWELSSEKDEMGAVTFPDGAGGELSEGVDLGSLFDQFAIDKKKLAGRIDAMLEGKTQVSLKEIIDQYGLENGLSEVIGYFSIATASSSHIILEETIDPIWVNGRKFNIPMVLYVKTQS, encoded by the coding sequence TTGACATTACTCAGGGCTAAAAGTGCACCGTTTACATTGTCTTTTTTCTATAAAGTGTTCAAGGACTCCCATGTCACTACCATCAGCAATTCGGAGCTTCGGAGCAGGCTGGAAGGTTACATGGAAGACTTGGAATATGAGGAACGGGACGAGGAACTGGAAGCTAACACTCTCTTCGATGATATTTCGGTAAAAGCCACGCAGTACATCGAGAAATGGAGCAATGCGGGATTCCTGCGCAAATATCCAGGGGACGATGGTGAAGACCTACACGAGCTGACCAGCGATACGCAGAAAGTCCTCAAATGGATCGATGACCTCCAAACAAGAGAGTTCGTTGGAACCAACAGCCGGTTCAGGGATATCTTTTTCAAGCTCCAGGAAATGATTGAACTGAGCAATGAAAATGCGGAAGTGCGGATACAGGAGCTGGAAAAGAAAAAATGGGAAATTGAGAACGAGATCAACCTGCTGAAAACAGGTAAGACACCGATCGTGTATGACGATACAGAACTGAAGGAACGATTCTATGACCTCAATAAGATTGCGAGGGAGCTGCTCAGCGACTTTACCGAAGTGGAACAAAACTTCGAGCAGATAAGAAAAGATATACAGAGAAAGTACGCTGAGAAGGACATGGTAAAAGGGTCGCTGCTAGTCTTCGCCCTTGATGCACTGGATGAAATCGAAACCAAAGACCAGGGAAAGAGTTTTAAGGCATTCTGGGAGTTCCTGATGGACGAAAGAAGGCAACAGAATTTTTCGCAGCTAACGGACCAGCTCTACAAATTGCTCCAGGAAAGGGATATTGACTACAACAACGACCGCTTTCTGAAGAACCTCAAACGTTACCTGCATGTATCAGGGCGGAAAGTGATCGATGCTAACAAAAAGCTGAGCGAGAAAATTAGTCGTGTACTGGCAGAGAAGAACCTGCTTGAGAGAAGGCGTGCGATGGAACTGATTGGTGATATACGTCAACTGGCATACAGCCTGACAGAGAGCAAGTTTAGGGACGAGCAATTCCTTGCAATCGAAGACGCGCCCCTGCTGAACCTCTTTGACAGGTGGGAGCTCAGTTCAGAGAAGGACGAAATGGGGGCGGTAACCTTCCCCGACGGGGCGGGTGGTGAGCTATCGGAGGGTGTTGATCTCGGTTCGCTATTCGACCAGTTTGCCATCGACAAAAAGAAGCTGGCAGGGAGGATCGATGCTATGCTGGAAGGCAAGACACAGGTGAGCCTAAAGGAAATAATCGATCAGTACGGTCTGGAGAACGGGCTTAGCGAAGTCATCGGCTATTTCTCAATTGCCACTGCCAGCAGCTCCCATATCATATTAGAGGAAACCATCGACCCGATATGGGTCAACGGCAGGAAATTCAACATACCCATGGTTCTTTATGTTAAAACGCAAAGCTGA
- a CDS encoding DEAD/DEAH box helicase: protein MENNINYKLDDQRHKKPNQPFEFKATLRDYQQQGVSATVKKDIGVVVAPPGSGKTLIGLKIIADKQQPALIVVHRKQLMEQWAERIETFLGIPTHKIGKIGQGKYKPGKLITLATIQSLVKAIANTSNSDLTSSFGTILIDECHHIPAETYRSTIQQFNSYYQYGLTATPFRKYNDGKLIFIHLGDVITEISNQQVTKSPQPTIVIRDTSLDVPYNQKTDRFETLSKILVHDSSRNSLILKDILKELGSGKRVVVLTERKEHIDSLYQCLKQSYEAITLSGDDSASSRNAKWKQLKSGNYQVLITTGQFFGEGTDLDNASCLFLVYPFSFEGKLIQYIGRVQRSEIAPVIYDYRDVKIDYLNKLFLKRNTYYRKLIRQRSLFDDPIEEIAPVATNDTLTIEKEIKVSLESLEFKYGAIGFSYTYKEPNEKLEFEIPHEDIRPEFDVLKPYFIKVLKIKNITVSIYAELEKGALVSQSADSADVKMINKEIIEGVRFRFVTKTILGKFPLPERNVLDITQLQTGQSLYETGEDLIADILKQPHFKHHQQLRYLAEKHAGHILKIRFVLQPFSFVFLLEGEEMYHVILETLDTEEASYLWHFEKQRSLLPVFLKELDRQLDIIRKQGRHAFITAAPENFSRIVHDYSNQQKGFITWKYMLEEQMS from the coding sequence ATGGAAAACAATATCAACTACAAACTAGACGATCAACGTCACAAAAAGCCAAATCAGCCTTTCGAGTTTAAGGCAACATTACGGGATTATCAGCAACAAGGAGTTTCTGCAACAGTAAAAAAGGATATAGGAGTAGTGGTAGCACCTCCCGGCTCAGGCAAAACATTAATAGGTTTAAAAATAATTGCTGATAAACAACAGCCTGCACTTATTGTTGTGCATAGGAAGCAACTAATGGAGCAGTGGGCAGAACGTATTGAAACCTTTTTGGGAATTCCCACTCACAAAATAGGTAAAATAGGACAAGGAAAGTATAAGCCAGGAAAGCTGATCACGCTGGCCACTATTCAAAGTCTGGTAAAAGCTATAGCCAATACATCTAATAGTGACCTTACCAGCTCATTCGGAACCATATTAATTGATGAATGCCACCATATCCCTGCTGAAACTTACCGCAGTACCATCCAGCAGTTCAATAGCTATTACCAGTATGGTCTTACTGCAACACCATTCCGTAAATACAACGATGGCAAACTAATCTTCATTCATTTGGGTGATGTTATTACGGAAATCAGCAACCAACAGGTAACTAAATCTCCTCAACCAACAATAGTTATAAGAGATACATCTTTGGATGTACCTTATAACCAGAAAACAGACAGGTTTGAAACCTTGTCAAAAATTCTGGTACATGATTCGTCGAGAAATAGTCTGATTCTAAAAGATATACTCAAAGAACTTGGCAGCGGAAAGCGCGTAGTCGTATTAACTGAACGCAAGGAACACATAGATTCATTGTATCAATGCCTGAAACAATCCTATGAAGCCATTACTTTAAGCGGAGATGATAGCGCATCCAGCCGGAACGCAAAATGGAAGCAATTAAAATCAGGGAATTACCAGGTACTGATCACCACTGGCCAGTTTTTTGGAGAAGGAACTGATCTGGACAATGCTAGCTGCCTGTTCTTAGTTTATCCATTCTCATTTGAAGGAAAGCTCATCCAATATATAGGCCGGGTACAACGATCAGAAATAGCACCTGTCATTTATGACTACCGGGATGTTAAGATTGATTACCTGAACAAATTGTTTTTAAAGCGAAACACCTATTACAGGAAGTTAATCCGCCAAAGATCGTTGTTTGATGACCCGATAGAGGAAATTGCGCCTGTTGCCACAAATGATACACTTACCATAGAAAAAGAAATAAAAGTTTCGCTGGAATCCCTTGAATTCAAATACGGTGCGATAGGTTTTTCATATACCTACAAGGAGCCAAACGAGAAACTTGAATTTGAAATACCGCATGAAGATATCAGACCGGAGTTTGACGTTTTGAAGCCTTATTTTATTAAAGTGCTGAAAATCAAAAACATAACTGTTTCTATATATGCGGAACTGGAAAAGGGGGCGCTGGTATCACAATCAGCAGATTCTGCCGATGTAAAGATGATCAATAAAGAAATCATTGAGGGGGTACGATTCAGATTTGTTACAAAAACAATCTTGGGTAAGTTCCCTTTACCTGAACGCAACGTGCTGGACATAACCCAGCTACAAACAGGACAATCTCTTTATGAGACAGGAGAGGACTTGATTGCAGATATATTGAAGCAGCCACATTTTAAGCATCATCAACAACTCCGCTACCTGGCCGAAAAACATGCCGGACATATTTTAAAGATCAGGTTTGTACTTCAGCCTTTCTCCTTTGTGTTCCTGCTAGAAGGAGAGGAAATGTATCATGTGATATTAGAAACCCTGGATACCGAAGAAGCCAGCTACTTATGGCATTTTGAAAAGCAGCGGTCGCTATTACCTGTCTTTTTAAAAGAATTAGACAGGCAGCTTGATATTATCAGAAAGCAAGGTAGGCACGCTTTTATCACTGCTGCACCAGAAAATTTCAGCCGGATTGTTCATGATTATAGCAACCAACAAAAAGGGTTTATAACTTGGAAATATATGCTAGAGGAGCAGATGTCATGA
- a CDS encoding Pycsar system effector family protein, with protein MNREYERLKFSMERYDHYFDSINNKLNVYLGLSTFIVSGLIAIYPSLLDKVQCGLGTHILMITLLALGLSNMIILLVTSTPYLSRQTGSLLFFSDVAAVAESQFRHLSENETDQQAIDDMRSQVHKLAAGLAKKFRRLQIAGVIMMVQFALFIPLVTLIINNIK; from the coding sequence ATGAACAGAGAATATGAAAGATTAAAGTTTTCAATGGAAAGGTATGACCACTACTTCGACAGCATCAATAACAAGCTTAACGTATATCTGGGGCTGAGCACTTTTATTGTGAGTGGACTGATTGCTATATACCCTTCTCTGTTGGATAAGGTTCAGTGTGGCCTGGGTACGCATATACTGATGATTACCCTACTGGCGCTGGGGCTTTCCAACATGATCATTTTACTGGTTACCTCGACCCCCTACCTGAGCAGGCAAACAGGTTCACTGTTGTTTTTTTCTGATGTAGCTGCGGTTGCAGAAAGCCAGTTCCGCCATCTTTCCGAAAATGAAACTGACCAACAGGCAATAGATGATATGAGAAGCCAGGTTCATAAGCTGGCAGCCGGGCTTGCTAAAAAGTTCAGGAGGTTGCAGATAGCAGGTGTGATAATGATGGTTCAGTTCGCTTTGTTCATACCGCTGGTAACACTTATTATAAACAACATAAAATAG
- a CDS encoding ATP-binding protein codes for MPTLFNQNNAEGGYRLRYMEIFNWGTFHGKVYKISPNGKTSLLTGANGSGKTTLIDALLTLLVPSGKRFYNQSSGTDQKKDRDENSYFWGNYGKTFLESEERSSTEQLRKKSDNPYSVLLACFQNAGTQHTITLVQIRWYSAGSLKKVFIVAPYPLNINDHFGTGHFDIRGEWRKKLMRQYAKTDLFDSFKDYAARFSELFGLKEKALSLFNQTVGIKVLGDLTQFIRSQMLEEPFAEEQFKNLYDHYTDLMLSHKAIQKDERQLQLLEPVIKHKELLADADTRLQEVSTIQEQLPCFLDSLELDLLEQHIQQLEKDISADKSEMLEVEKAIVQLEAEQKNLITQKASLNIDVQIQLLENNRSSEVRERDNKKAQSDDYSKLAEKLGLHTEPTEASFKENLVQAEQLNNKLETEYNQLLHSRFIARSAKEKNDNEIASIEENIASLQARRNRIPQELVHVRARLVELLETGEDELPFVGELLKVKDGESHWEDAIERVLHSFSMQLLIPEKYNKAVNHFVHTNNLRTKLVYQRIDGRGSDTLKRWPTGNDELVNKLDIKQSGAYSKWLEQQLLERFNYFCTDELDIFHDSFKAITSNGLIRNANRHEKDDRPNRWSKLHYTLGWDNKETIQLLVQEKQRLQKESDRLFQQEQSLTPRIKSIEERRPLIILIADVKSYQSINWQQHAVKIEGINRQIDELRKTSDKYETLTLQLEEVEKVLGNRRRDKEGYLKRLGKKEEEHNQSNLRKLQLQTEPLADETMQRISAFIQEAEIEKLQPESLAELSLFRKKLTEKVNGSHRLASDGLNKLQITTVSLISKFVNPSESILKEFPDWSGDVMNISADLNSLNELEDLYRTIRNQRLVEHKRRFKDYMDKSMLDALTNYRAWLTTEEDKIKEIIEELNIPLKKITFNKNPDTYLQLECRANKEQGIKEFKEKLSATIPNTIEFAAQKDEAYREAVFNRIKDLISELQKEETWRRRVTDVRNWLTFSAREYSFAEGKAGQYHDNTASYSGGQKAQFTYAILGAAIAHQFGIFQPGKQYKSLRFITVDEAFSKLDPEKSQFLMEFCEQLNLQLLVVTPLDKINIAEPYINAVHFVEIKNKQHSVVYNLTMDEYYQKKEEFKQLAEQSA; via the coding sequence ATGCCAACACTATTCAATCAGAATAACGCCGAAGGCGGATATCGCCTGCGGTATATGGAAATTTTCAATTGGGGAACCTTCCACGGCAAGGTCTATAAAATATCGCCCAATGGGAAGACCTCGCTGCTGACAGGGGCAAATGGCAGTGGCAAGACCACCCTGATCGATGCCCTGCTAACGCTGCTCGTTCCAAGCGGCAAGCGTTTCTATAACCAGTCCTCAGGCACCGACCAGAAGAAGGACCGGGATGAAAACTCCTATTTCTGGGGCAATTACGGCAAAACCTTTCTCGAATCGGAAGAGCGTTCCAGTACGGAGCAGCTACGAAAAAAATCGGATAATCCGTATTCCGTGCTGCTGGCATGCTTTCAGAACGCAGGTACCCAACACACTATTACACTGGTGCAGATACGTTGGTACAGTGCAGGCTCGCTCAAGAAAGTGTTCATCGTGGCTCCCTATCCCCTTAACATCAACGACCATTTTGGAACAGGGCATTTCGATATACGCGGCGAATGGAGGAAGAAGCTGATGCGGCAGTACGCCAAGACCGATTTATTTGACAGTTTCAAGGATTATGCGGCGCGGTTTAGCGAACTTTTTGGGCTTAAGGAAAAAGCACTCTCGCTTTTCAACCAGACCGTGGGCATTAAGGTACTGGGCGACCTCACACAGTTCATCCGTAGTCAGATGCTCGAAGAGCCTTTCGCAGAGGAACAGTTCAAGAACCTGTATGACCATTACACAGACCTGATGCTCAGCCACAAAGCCATCCAGAAAGATGAACGGCAATTGCAGTTGCTGGAGCCTGTCATCAAGCACAAGGAACTGCTGGCCGATGCTGACACACGACTGCAAGAAGTTTCTACCATTCAGGAACAGCTCCCTTGCTTCCTTGATAGCCTGGAACTTGACCTGCTGGAACAGCATATCCAGCAACTGGAAAAGGACATCAGCGCTGACAAAAGCGAGATGCTGGAAGTGGAAAAAGCTATCGTTCAACTGGAAGCCGAACAAAAAAACCTGATCACCCAAAAGGCATCGCTCAACATTGATGTGCAAATCCAGTTGCTGGAGAACAACAGGAGTTCCGAAGTAAGGGAAAGGGACAACAAAAAAGCACAATCGGATGACTATAGCAAGCTTGCCGAAAAGCTGGGTTTGCATACCGAACCGACAGAAGCCTCCTTTAAAGAGAACCTTGTGCAGGCAGAGCAGCTCAACAACAAACTGGAAACGGAATACAACCAATTGTTACATTCCCGTTTCATTGCGCGTTCAGCCAAAGAGAAAAACGACAACGAGATTGCATCCATCGAAGAAAATATAGCTTCCCTACAGGCCAGGCGCAACCGTATCCCTCAGGAACTTGTCCATGTGCGGGCACGCCTGGTCGAACTCCTGGAAACTGGGGAAGACGAGCTTCCTTTTGTTGGAGAACTATTGAAAGTAAAGGACGGCGAAAGCCATTGGGAGGATGCCATCGAAAGGGTACTGCACAGTTTTTCCATGCAGCTGCTGATACCAGAGAAATACAACAAGGCAGTTAACCATTTTGTCCATACCAATAACCTCAGGACTAAACTTGTTTACCAGCGCATCGATGGAAGGGGTAGTGACACCTTAAAACGATGGCCAACCGGCAACGATGAACTCGTTAATAAATTGGACATCAAACAATCGGGGGCTTACAGTAAATGGCTGGAACAGCAATTACTCGAAAGATTCAATTATTTCTGCACGGACGAACTGGACATTTTCCATGACTCCTTTAAGGCCATTACTTCCAACGGCCTTATCCGCAACGCAAACCGCCATGAGAAGGATGACAGGCCCAATCGCTGGAGCAAGCTCCACTACACGCTGGGGTGGGACAACAAGGAAACTATACAGCTGCTGGTACAGGAAAAGCAGCGGCTTCAAAAAGAGAGCGATAGGCTGTTTCAACAGGAACAGTCACTCACGCCAAGGATAAAATCCATTGAGGAAAGGCGGCCGCTCATTATCTTGATAGCGGACGTGAAATCCTATCAGTCAATCAACTGGCAGCAACATGCGGTCAAGATCGAAGGCATTAACCGGCAGATTGATGAGCTTAGGAAAACTTCTGATAAATATGAAACGCTGACGCTACAGCTTGAGGAAGTTGAAAAGGTTCTTGGCAACAGAAGGAGGGATAAGGAAGGTTATCTCAAGAGGCTCGGTAAAAAGGAAGAAGAGCACAACCAAAGTAACTTACGCAAACTGCAGCTACAGACTGAGCCGTTAGCGGACGAAACAATGCAGCGCATATCGGCTTTCATCCAGGAAGCGGAAATTGAAAAACTGCAACCCGAGAGCCTTGCAGAACTTTCCTTGTTCAGGAAGAAACTGACCGAGAAGGTCAATGGCAGCCACCGGCTGGCAAGCGATGGCCTCAATAAACTTCAAATCACAACGGTATCTCTCATTAGTAAGTTCGTGAATCCATCGGAAAGCATACTGAAAGAATTTCCTGACTGGAGTGGCGATGTCATGAACATCAGTGCAGACCTCAATAGCCTGAATGAATTGGAAGATCTTTACCGGACGATCAGGAACCAGCGGCTGGTGGAACACAAGCGCAGGTTCAAGGACTATATGGACAAGAGTATGCTGGATGCGCTTACCAATTACCGGGCATGGTTGACAACTGAAGAGGACAAGATCAAGGAGATTATAGAAGAGCTCAACATCCCGTTGAAGAAAATTACCTTCAACAAGAATCCCGATACCTATCTCCAACTGGAGTGTAGGGCAAACAAGGAGCAGGGTATCAAGGAATTCAAGGAGAAACTCAGTGCCACCATTCCAAATACCATCGAGTTTGCGGCGCAGAAGGATGAGGCATACAGGGAAGCAGTTTTCAACAGAATCAAGGACCTGATCAGCGAACTGCAAAAGGAAGAAACCTGGCGGCGCAGGGTAACGGATGTACGGAACTGGCTTACGTTCAGTGCAAGGGAATATTCTTTTGCGGAAGGGAAAGCTGGCCAGTACCACGACAACACAGCGAGTTATTCGGGAGGACAGAAGGCGCAGTTTACCTATGCGATACTCGGTGCTGCCATTGCCCATCAGTTCGGCATCTTCCAACCCGGCAAGCAATACAAAAGCCTGCGGTTTATCACTGTGGACGAAGCGTTCAGCAAGCTCGACCCAGAGAAAAGCCAATTTCTCATGGAGTTTTGCGAGCAGTTGAACTTACAGCTATTGGTGGTAACACCGCTTGATAAGATCAATATTGCAGAGCCCTATATCAATGCAGTGCACTTCGTGGAAATCAAGAACAAACAACATTCCGTTGTTTATAATCTGACAATGGATGAATATTACCAAAAGAAAGAAGAGTTCAAACAACTCGCCGAACAATCAGCATGA
- a CDS encoding DUF4194 domain-containing protein, translating to METAIGRSLYAHVIIKLLQGPIYSDDKAAWRDLEVWKSSIQEYFGKIGIDLVISEADGFARIVQPKEAEDEENPLPRLMRKQTLNYETTLLCVILRQMLEEFDIKSEGTKLFLTQKDIKEGIELFYKEQTNKSKLWKELSRPINSLMNIGVLKLTREDTVNKDNNQYEVKRIIKALVDNEKLEEIKLKLEAHANTIQSE from the coding sequence ATGGAAACTGCGATCGGTCGTTCACTGTACGCCCATGTTATTATCAAGCTGCTGCAAGGCCCTATCTACTCCGATGACAAAGCGGCCTGGCGTGATCTTGAGGTCTGGAAGTCGTCCATACAGGAGTACTTTGGCAAGATCGGCATCGACCTCGTCATCAGTGAAGCTGACGGGTTTGCACGCATTGTGCAGCCGAAGGAAGCGGAGGATGAAGAAAACCCATTGCCACGCCTGATGCGCAAGCAGACACTGAACTACGAGACCACGTTATTGTGCGTGATCCTGCGGCAGATGCTCGAAGAGTTCGATATCAAAAGCGAGGGAACAAAACTGTTCCTAACACAGAAGGACATCAAGGAAGGTATCGAACTTTTCTACAAGGAACAGACGAACAAGAGCAAACTCTGGAAGGAGCTGTCCAGGCCTATCAACAGCCTAATGAACATCGGTGTGCTCAAGCTGACGAGGGAAGACACGGTCAATAAGGACAACAACCAATACGAAGTAAAACGGATCATCAAAGCACTTGTGGATAATGAGAAACTGGAGGAGATCAAGTTAAAGCTAGAAGCCCATGCCAACACTATTCAATCAGAATAA
- a CDS encoding adenylate/guanylate cyclase domain-containing protein has protein sequence MKIYDDYVKTIRDAISADPVNRGLHQTVVNESRNFSKGLSYEAFNRQIPEKMLQPGLAALAQQLGVKPDFEQKLGAHPDFAHLKGTDHIENHYIISMFVDIKRSTNLFRRYTPQTVLIITNTIQRAAIHTCLIFGGYIHRLQGDGLFVYFGGKSIKTADAVQNALHFSSTFTYFVKEDLKNMFNEQGIETIFTRIGIDLGYEEDVVWASAGLGEISEITTCSLHTSLAPKMQASAQSNGIVVGDHIVQEVPQSAAFFKPVCKRTGSENDRYIYQIPDRNFNYTQHDFDWLSYLKRQNFIATDLNGNLQLKSQASPQRQIGNLASIASASKPYFG, from the coding sequence ATGAAGATTTACGATGATTACGTGAAAACAATCCGGGACGCCATTTCTGCGGACCCGGTAAATAGAGGTTTACATCAAACCGTGGTTAATGAGTCCAGGAATTTTTCAAAAGGGCTCTCTTACGAAGCTTTCAACCGGCAGATACCGGAGAAGATGCTTCAGCCTGGCCTTGCCGCACTTGCCCAGCAGTTGGGAGTAAAGCCTGACTTTGAACAAAAACTTGGCGCACATCCTGATTTCGCCCATTTGAAAGGTACAGACCATATAGAGAACCACTACATAATCTCCATGTTTGTGGATATTAAGCGCTCCACCAATCTATTCAGGCGTTATACTCCACAAACGGTACTCATCATCACGAATACGATTCAGCGTGCGGCGATACATACATGCCTAATATTCGGCGGTTATATACACAGACTACAAGGGGATGGCTTATTCGTTTATTTTGGAGGGAAAAGCATAAAAACAGCTGACGCGGTGCAAAACGCCCTACACTTTTCCAGCACATTCACCTATTTTGTAAAGGAAGACCTGAAAAATATGTTTAATGAGCAGGGGATAGAAACCATTTTTACACGTATAGGCATAGACCTGGGTTATGAAGAGGATGTTGTATGGGCTTCCGCCGGTCTGGGTGAAATTTCCGAAATCACCACATGCAGCCTGCATACAAGTCTTGCGCCTAAAATGCAGGCCAGCGCCCAGAGCAATGGTATAGTTGTAGGGGATCATATTGTACAGGAAGTGCCGCAGAGTGCTGCCTTTTTCAAACCTGTCTGTAAACGTACCGGCAGCGAAAATGACAGATATATTTACCAGATACCTGACAGGAACTTTAATTATACCCAGCACGATTTTGACTGGCTTAGCTATCTGAAGAGACAAAACTTTATAGCTACTGACCTTAATGGCAACCTGCAGCTAAAAAGCCAGGCATCGCCGCAGAGGCAGATAGGTAATCTTGCATCCATTGCGTCAGCGAGTAAACCCTATTTCGGATGA